One stretch of Variovorax sp. 54 DNA includes these proteins:
- the hemF gene encoding oxygen-dependent coproporphyrinogen oxidase: protein MPATQPKAVGDYLRGLQQSIISAVEAADGGSAVRDAWQKEPGEPLQGNGLTCILEGGALFERAGVGFSQVRGAKLPPSATQNRPELSGAPFEAMGVSLVFHPRNPYVPIVHMNVRMLAAQPAGGGEPVCWFGGGMDLTPCYGFEDDAVHFHTACRDALAPFGADKYPRFKTWCDEYFFLKHRNEQRGIGGIFFDDFAEGGMENGFALMRSVGDAFLQAYLPIVERRRGMPYGEREREFQLYRRGRYVEFNLVWDRGTHFGLQSGGRTESILLSMPPLASWAYWQQPEAGSPEAALYSDFIVRRDWV, encoded by the coding sequence ATGCCAGCCACCCAGCCGAAGGCGGTCGGCGACTACCTGCGCGGACTGCAGCAATCGATCATCTCGGCGGTCGAGGCGGCGGACGGCGGCAGCGCGGTGCGCGACGCCTGGCAGAAAGAACCCGGCGAGCCGCTGCAGGGCAACGGCCTGACCTGCATCCTCGAGGGCGGCGCGCTGTTCGAGCGTGCCGGCGTCGGCTTCTCGCAGGTGCGCGGCGCCAAGCTGCCGCCTTCGGCCACGCAGAACCGCCCCGAGCTGTCGGGCGCGCCGTTCGAGGCCATGGGCGTGTCGCTGGTGTTCCATCCGCGCAACCCCTACGTGCCGATCGTCCACATGAACGTGCGCATGCTGGCCGCGCAACCCGCCGGCGGCGGCGAACCGGTGTGCTGGTTCGGCGGCGGCATGGACCTCACGCCGTGCTATGGCTTCGAAGACGACGCGGTGCACTTTCACACCGCGTGCCGCGACGCGCTCGCACCCTTCGGCGCTGACAAGTACCCGCGCTTCAAGACCTGGTGCGACGAGTATTTCTTTCTGAAGCATCGCAACGAACAGCGCGGCATCGGCGGCATCTTTTTCGACGACTTTGCCGAGGGCGGCATGGAGAACGGCTTTGCGCTGATGCGCTCGGTCGGCGATGCCTTCCTGCAGGCCTACCTGCCGATCGTCGAGCGCCGCCGCGGCATGCCGTACGGCGAGCGCGAACGCGAATTCCAGCTGTACCGGCGCGGGCGCTATGTCGAGTTCAACCTCGTGTGGGACCGCGGCACGCACTTCGGCCTGCAGTCGGGCGGACGCACCGAATCGATCCTGCTGTCGATGCCACCGCTTGCGAGCTGGGCCTATTGGCAACAGCCCGAAGCGGGCAGCCCCGAAGCCGCGCTGTACAGCGACTTCATCGTGCGCCGGGACTGGGTGTGA
- the purD gene encoding phosphoribosylamine--glycine ligase: protein MKVLVIGGGGREHALAWRLAQGNRVSRVYVAPGNGGTVSDERYDCIDITEPAALREWAMAEKIALTVVGPEGPLAAGVVDEFRAHGLRIFGPTQAAAQLESSKAFSKAFMKRHKIPTAEYEAFTDAAAAHAYIDAKGAPIVVKADGLAAGKGVVVAMTAQEAHEAVDFMLVDNKFGVSHNEGGARVVIEEFLQGEEASFIVMCDGKNVAALATSQDHKRLLDGDEGPNTGGMGAYSPAPVVTAEVHARAMREIILPTIRGMEKDGIPFTGFLYAGLMIDAAGQPKTLEFNCRMGDPETQPIMMRLKSDLFEVFWHATDGTLDQVELQWDRRVALGVVMAAHGYPLSPRKGDRISGIPAEAPDAVVFHAGTTLENGELKTSGGRVLCVTVLADSVKQAQQRAYEVAARVQFDGAQYRRDIGYRALNARNAPQS, encoded by the coding sequence ATGAAGGTACTGGTGATTGGAGGAGGGGGCCGCGAGCACGCATTGGCGTGGCGGCTGGCGCAGGGCAACCGGGTCAGCCGCGTCTACGTGGCGCCCGGCAACGGCGGCACCGTGAGCGACGAACGCTACGACTGCATCGACATCACCGAACCCGCCGCGCTGCGCGAGTGGGCGATGGCCGAGAAAATCGCGCTGACCGTGGTCGGCCCCGAGGGGCCGCTGGCGGCCGGCGTGGTGGACGAGTTCCGCGCGCATGGCCTGCGCATCTTCGGCCCGACGCAGGCGGCTGCGCAGCTCGAAAGCTCCAAGGCCTTCTCGAAGGCCTTCATGAAGCGCCACAAGATCCCGACGGCCGAGTACGAGGCCTTCACCGACGCCGCTGCGGCCCATGCGTACATCGACGCCAAGGGCGCACCGATCGTCGTCAAGGCCGACGGCCTGGCCGCCGGCAAGGGCGTGGTGGTTGCCATGACCGCGCAGGAAGCGCACGAAGCCGTCGACTTCATGCTGGTCGACAACAAGTTCGGCGTGTCGCACAACGAAGGCGGCGCGCGCGTCGTCATCGAAGAGTTTTTGCAGGGCGAAGAAGCCAGCTTCATCGTGATGTGCGACGGCAAGAACGTCGCCGCGCTCGCCACCAGCCAGGACCACAAGCGACTGCTCGACGGCGACGAAGGCCCGAACACCGGCGGCATGGGTGCGTACTCGCCCGCACCTGTGGTCACGGCCGAGGTGCATGCGCGCGCCATGCGCGAGATCATCCTGCCGACCATCCGCGGTATGGAAAAGGACGGCATTCCGTTCACCGGCTTCCTCTACGCCGGTCTCATGATCGACGCGGCCGGCCAACCCAAGACGCTCGAATTCAATTGCCGCATGGGCGACCCCGAGACGCAGCCGATCATGATGCGGCTCAAGTCCGACCTGTTCGAGGTGTTCTGGCACGCCACCGATGGCACGCTCGACCAGGTCGAGCTGCAGTGGGACCGGCGCGTCGCGCTTGGCGTGGTGATGGCCGCGCACGGCTACCCGCTGTCGCCGCGCAAGGGCGACCGCATCAGCGGCATTCCGGCCGAAGCGCCCGATGCCGTGGTGTTCCACGCGGGCACCACGCTGGAAAACGGCGAACTCAAGACCAGCGGCGGCCGCGTGCTCTGCGTGACCGTGCTGGCCGACAGCGTCAAGCAGGCGCAGCAGCGCGCCTACGAGGTCGCGGCGCGCGTGCAGTTCGACGGTGCGCAGTACCGCAGGGACATCGGCTACCGCGCGCTGAACGCGCGCAACGCGCCCCAATCCTGA
- a CDS encoding YebC/PmpR family DNA-binding transcriptional regulator: protein MAGHSKWANIQHRKGRQDEKRGKLWTRAIREITVAARAGGADLSANPRLRLAVEKAKAVNLPIDTVKRNIDKATGNLEGVNYEEIRYEGYGIGGAAIIVDTMTDNRVRTVAEVRHAFSKYGGNMGTEGSVAFQFKHCGQIIFAPGTSEDKVMEVALEAGAEDVITDDDGAIEVLTAVGDFEAVKNALEAAGLKPDAAEITMRAENTVDVTGEDAAKMQKLLDVLEDLDDVQDVYHNAALSD from the coding sequence ATGGCCGGACACAGCAAGTGGGCAAATATTCAGCACCGCAAGGGCCGCCAGGACGAGAAACGGGGCAAGCTCTGGACCCGTGCCATCCGTGAAATCACGGTGGCGGCACGCGCCGGCGGCGCTGACCTCAGCGCCAACCCCCGGCTGCGGCTGGCGGTCGAAAAAGCCAAGGCGGTCAACCTGCCCATCGATACCGTCAAGCGCAACATCGACAAGGCCACGGGCAACCTCGAAGGCGTCAATTACGAAGAAATTCGTTACGAAGGGTACGGCATCGGCGGCGCGGCGATCATCGTCGACACCATGACCGACAACCGCGTGCGCACCGTGGCCGAAGTGCGCCACGCCTTCTCCAAGTACGGCGGCAACATGGGCACCGAAGGCTCGGTGGCCTTCCAGTTCAAGCACTGCGGCCAGATCATCTTTGCGCCCGGCACCAGCGAGGACAAGGTCATGGAAGTGGCCCTCGAAGCCGGCGCCGAAGACGTGATCACTGACGACGACGGCGCCATCGAGGTGCTCACCGCCGTCGGCGACTTCGAGGCCGTGAAAAACGCGCTCGAAGCCGCGGGCCTGAAGCCCGATGCCGCCGAAATCACGATGCGCGCCGAGAACACCGTGGACGTGACCGGCGAAGACGCCGCCAAGATGCAGAAGCTCCTCGACGTGCTCGAGGACCTGGACGACGTGCAGGACGTTTATCACAACGCCGCACTGTCCGACTGA
- a CDS encoding class I SAM-dependent methyltransferase translates to MTPSPIAGTGNPDALPPHAPLPLYYNTEAEHQAFLRRIFDSTAADYDRIEAVLAFGTGPAYRRDALKQAGLAAGAQVLDVGIGTGLVAREALKIIGPTGKLTGVDPSVGMMGQVRLPGVELIQGVAEALPRPDASCDFVSMGYAMRHISDVAAAFSEFHRVLRPGGRVVVLEITKPEGRIATALLKGYMRAVVPLIARVVGRRSDTSELWRYYWDTIEACIPPERVMQALGTAGFGEVRRYASLGVFSAYTGRKPESTADKVR, encoded by the coding sequence ATGACGCCATCGCCTATTGCCGGTACGGGAAATCCCGACGCCCTGCCGCCGCACGCCCCGCTGCCGCTGTACTACAACACCGAAGCGGAGCACCAGGCGTTCCTGCGGCGCATCTTCGACAGCACGGCCGCGGACTACGACCGCATCGAAGCCGTGCTGGCCTTCGGCACCGGCCCCGCGTACCGGCGCGACGCGCTGAAGCAGGCCGGCCTCGCGGCGGGCGCGCAGGTGCTCGACGTGGGCATCGGCACCGGGCTCGTCGCCCGCGAGGCCCTGAAGATCATCGGCCCCACCGGCAAACTCACAGGCGTCGACCCCAGCGTGGGAATGATGGGCCAGGTCCGGCTGCCCGGCGTCGAACTGATCCAAGGCGTGGCCGAGGCCCTGCCCCGCCCCGACGCCAGCTGCGATTTCGTGAGCATGGGCTACGCCATGCGCCACATCAGCGACGTGGCCGCCGCCTTTTCCGAATTCCACCGCGTGCTGCGCCCCGGCGGCCGCGTGGTGGTACTCGAGATCACCAAGCCCGAAGGCCGCATCGCCACCGCGCTGCTCAAGGGCTACATGCGCGCCGTGGTGCCGCTGATCGCCCGCGTGGTCGGCCGCCGCAGCGACACCTCGGAGCTGTGGCGCTACTACTGGGACACCATCGAGGCCTGCATCCCGCCCGAGCGCGTCATGCAGGCGCTGGGCACCGCCGGCTTCGGCGAGGTGCGCCGCTACGCAAGCCTCGGGGTCTTCTCTGCCTACACCGGCCGCAAACCCGAATCCACCGCCGACAAGGTTCGCTGA
- a CDS encoding chorismate transformation enzyme, FkbO/Hyg5 family: MRAPDDHLHSPLRVERLSLPDSLALATHSHAPFAALGYGTPHGVAWMPTVNARVLSPQGAMADVWHVGDGTQVRSGTTGIARWRTDGHWLLGAIDLDEAVEGQSLTELSQRAYRDLFRTLDQAGTPHLQRIWNYLPRINADGGGLERYRQFNLGRQEAFFEAGRAAFEGAPAACALGIRQGALSIRFLAGRAAPLPVENPRQVSAYRYPETYGPRSPTFSRAALADIGDGQVALFISGTASIVGHETVHHGDVREQARETLRNLEAVIASAHAQTTARFSLDALDCVVYVRHPSDTDAVREVIESAIGAPAPMARHAVYLEADICRSDLLVEIEAHTVAAGRLQAA; the protein is encoded by the coding sequence GTGCGCGCGCCCGACGACCACCTTCATTCCCCCCTGCGCGTGGAGCGCCTCTCGCTGCCGGACAGCCTCGCGCTGGCCACGCACAGCCATGCACCCTTTGCCGCGCTCGGCTACGGCACGCCGCACGGTGTCGCCTGGATGCCCACGGTCAACGCGCGCGTGCTGTCGCCGCAAGGCGCGATGGCCGACGTGTGGCACGTGGGCGACGGAACCCAGGTCCGGTCGGGCACCACCGGCATCGCGCGCTGGCGCACCGACGGGCACTGGCTGCTGGGCGCCATCGACCTCGATGAAGCCGTGGAAGGCCAGAGCCTGACCGAGCTGTCGCAGCGCGCCTACCGCGACCTGTTCCGCACGCTCGACCAGGCCGGCACGCCGCACCTGCAGCGCATCTGGAACTACCTGCCGCGCATCAACGCTGACGGCGGCGGGCTCGAACGCTACCGTCAATTCAACCTGGGCCGGCAAGAGGCCTTCTTCGAAGCCGGCCGCGCCGCCTTCGAGGGCGCCCCGGCCGCCTGCGCGCTGGGCATCCGCCAGGGCGCGCTGTCGATCCGTTTTCTCGCGGGACGCGCCGCGCCGCTGCCGGTCGAGAACCCGCGGCAGGTGTCGGCCTACCGCTATCCCGAAACCTACGGCCCGCGCTCGCCGACCTTCTCGCGCGCTGCGCTGGCGGACATCGGTGACGGCCAGGTCGCGCTCTTCATCTCAGGCACGGCGAGCATCGTCGGCCACGAGACCGTGCACCACGGCGACGTGCGTGAGCAGGCCCGCGAAACGCTGCGCAATCTCGAGGCCGTGATCGCCTCCGCCCATGCGCAGACCACGGCGCGCTTCTCGCTCGATGCGCTCGATTGCGTGGTGTACGTGCGGCATCCGTCGGACACCGACGCCGTGCGCGAGGTAATCGAATCCGCGATCGGCGCCCCCGCGCCGATGGCCCGCCACGCGGTGTACCTGGAAGCCGACATCTGCCGCAGCGATCTGCTGGTCGAGATCGAGGCCCACACGGTCGCCGCCGGCCGGCTGCAGGCCGCCTGA
- a CDS encoding lysophospholipid acyltransferase family protein: MNVLRFLTSIPLALMLYALLLFLGLISLVWNFAAMLLYPVMPAAPARTLGRMTIAFAYRMFWWLASVTGMMRIDASCLDPMRNEPGVIFVANHPTMLDALLLVARLPRSACIMKAELMGNIFLGAGARLARYISNKSARTMVRLAVNDLRQGGQLVIFPEGTRTVTPPLNPFRPGTTLIAKLAQAPIQTVFIDTDSPYLGKGWPLWRVPPLPIVFTLRLGKRFAPTQDSDALQVELEHYFRQHMEQRATDASPECQQTPRAPTLS, translated from the coding sequence ATGAACGTGCTGCGTTTTCTCACGTCGATCCCGCTCGCGCTGATGCTCTACGCGCTGCTGCTCTTCCTCGGCCTGATCTCGCTGGTCTGGAACTTCGCCGCCATGCTGCTGTACCCGGTGATGCCGGCCGCACCGGCGCGCACGCTGGGCCGCATGACCATCGCCTTTGCCTACCGGATGTTCTGGTGGCTCGCGTCCGTCACCGGCATGATGCGCATCGACGCCTCGTGCCTGGACCCGATGCGCAACGAACCCGGCGTGATCTTCGTGGCCAACCATCCGACCATGCTCGACGCGCTGCTGCTGGTGGCGCGGCTGCCGCGCAGCGCCTGCATCATGAAGGCCGAGCTGATGGGCAACATCTTCCTCGGCGCGGGGGCCCGGCTGGCGCGCTACATCAGCAACAAGTCGGCCCGCACCATGGTGCGCCTGGCGGTCAACGACCTGCGCCAGGGCGGCCAGCTCGTGATCTTCCCTGAAGGCACGCGCACGGTGACGCCGCCGCTCAACCCCTTCCGTCCCGGCACCACGCTGATCGCCAAGCTGGCGCAGGCGCCGATCCAGACCGTGTTCATCGACACCGACTCGCCCTACCTGGGCAAGGGCTGGCCGCTGTGGCGCGTGCCACCGCTGCCCATCGTCTTCACGCTGCGGCTGGGCAAGCGCTTTGCGCCGACGCAGGACAGCGATGCGTTGCAGGTCGAGCTGGAACACTATTTCCGTCAACACATGGAGCAGCGCGCCACCGACGCGTCCCCCGAATGCCAGCAGACGCCTCGCGCACCCACCTTGTCCTGA
- a CDS encoding glycosyltransferase family 2 protein, which produces MPADASRTHLVLIPSYNTGERLFSTVAAARAQWNPVWVVIDGSDDGTGERLQQMAAGDPGLRVWVLPQNQGKGSAVLHGLRAAKEAGFTHALTMDSDGQHPADLIPSFMNASLARPETMVLGRPVFDASAPLLRVRGRRVSNGWTQLETLFAGVGDSLYGFRVYPVVDLIAVMARQPWMRRFDFDTEAVVRLAWRGVKPVNIDAPVKYLTAEEGGVSHFRYGRDNVLLTWMHTRLMVEFVLRLPGLLFRKLRGAPPFQA; this is translated from the coding sequence ATGCCAGCAGACGCCTCGCGCACCCACCTTGTCCTGATTCCCAGCTACAACACGGGCGAGCGCCTGTTCTCGACAGTCGCCGCCGCGCGAGCCCAATGGAACCCGGTGTGGGTGGTGATCGACGGCAGCGACGACGGCACGGGCGAGCGGCTGCAGCAGATGGCGGCCGGCGATCCGGGCCTGCGCGTGTGGGTGCTGCCGCAGAACCAGGGCAAGGGCTCGGCGGTGCTGCACGGCTTGCGGGCAGCGAAAGAAGCGGGCTTCACGCATGCACTCACGATGGATTCCGACGGGCAGCATCCGGCGGACCTGATCCCCTCTTTCATGAACGCCTCGCTGGCGCGGCCCGAGACGATGGTGCTGGGCCGACCGGTGTTCGACGCCAGCGCGCCGCTGCTGCGGGTGCGCGGGCGGCGGGTGTCCAACGGCTGGACGCAGCTCGAGACGCTGTTCGCGGGTGTCGGAGATTCTCTCTACGGTTTTCGCGTGTACCCGGTGGTCGACCTGATCGCTGTGATGGCGCGGCAACCGTGGATGCGGCGCTTCGACTTCGATACCGAGGCGGTCGTGCGGCTGGCCTGGCGCGGGGTGAAGCCGGTGAACATCGATGCGCCTGTGAAATACCTGACGGCGGAGGAAGGCGGGGTGTCGCACTTTCGCTATGGGCGGGACAATGTGCTGCTGACTTGGATGCACACGCGGTTGATGGTGGAGTTTGTTTTGCGGTTGCCTGGGTTGCTCTTTCGCAAATTGCGGGGGGCGCCGCCATTTCAGGCCTAG